The Bacteroidales bacterium genome window below encodes:
- the mnmH gene encoding tRNA 2-selenouridine(34) synthase MnmH has translation MIKQIDIEEFLLLSEKLAIIDVRSPKEYEQGHIPNAVNIPLFDNNERTKVGIIYKNSGREKAILAGLEITGKKMVSFIQDLKKHTNEKDILVHCWRGGMRSSSLAWLFNIADYNPFVLNNGYKAYRRFIRNEFNKKAKLIVLGGNTGSGKTEILNKIFDLGHQVIDLEKTANHKGSVFGGLGKGEQPTNEQFENNLYSLWGKLDFKKPVWIEDESQSIGKVWMPEPLYLQIRNSFVIKLELEKKYRIKRLVSDYADCEKSLLKEMILKIENKLGGLNTKICIEAIDNDDFSTVADIALLYYDKTYDFGLSKRNSESILPLKLSGNDINLNVKKVISLAKK, from the coding sequence ATGATAAAACAAATTGATATAGAAGAGTTTTTATTATTATCAGAAAAGCTGGCAATTATTGATGTTCGTTCGCCAAAGGAATATGAACAAGGGCATATCCCTAATGCTGTAAATATTCCTTTATTTGATAATAATGAGCGTACAAAGGTTGGAATAATTTATAAAAATTCAGGAAGAGAAAAAGCAATATTGGCAGGACTTGAAATTACCGGAAAAAAAATGGTTTCTTTTATTCAGGATTTAAAAAAACACACAAATGAAAAAGATATTTTAGTTCATTGCTGGAGAGGAGGAATGAGAAGCAGCAGTTTGGCATGGCTTTTTAATATTGCCGATTACAATCCTTTTGTTTTAAATAACGGTTATAAAGCATATAGAAGATTTATAAGAAATGAATTTAATAAAAAGGCTAAATTAATTGTTTTGGGAGGAAATACAGGAAGTGGAAAAACAGAAATTCTGAATAAAATTTTTGATTTGGGACATCAGGTAATTGACCTTGAAAAAACAGCTAATCACAAAGGCTCTGTATTTGGAGGGTTGGGTAAGGGTGAACAACCTACAAATGAACAATTTGAAAATAATCTTTATTCATTATGGGGGAAATTGGATTTTAAAAAACCTGTTTGGATTGAGGACGAAAGTCAATCAATAGGCAAAGTGTGGATGCCGGAACCATTATATTTGCAAATAAGAAATTCTTTTGTGATTAAACTTGAACTTGAAAAAAAATATAGGATTAAAAGATTAGTTAGTGATTATGCTGATTGTGAAAAAAGTTTGTTAAAAGAGATGATCCTAAAAATCGAAAATAAATTAGGTGGTTTAAACACAAAAATTTGTATAGAAGCAATTGACAATGATGATTTTAGCACAGTTGCCGATATTGCTTTATTATATTACGATAAAACATATGATTTTGGATTATCAAAAAGAAATTCCGAAAGTATTTTACCATTAAAACTTAGCGGAAATGATATTAATCTTAATGTAAAAAAAGTAATTAGTTTAGCAAAAAAATAG
- a CDS encoding GAF domain-containing protein, whose product MKITLNTKILLFILSTSIIIFASAIGFISISLKNKAVKNATDLADIYAIEYANLAKSNMDKFMIAARTLVQTFDDFETISQEERRTVFMDIMVQLLKCNKDFISVWSIWEPNTIDTLDNYYINKPGSTFIGNFSPTYYKDNGEIKIELSTSTTLFQGDYYLIPKTSLQETILEPYYYSYTGQEEDGVLQTNMIVPIIVNNEFIGVVGVDVPLEIFQKLSDKIKPFKTGYALLISHNGLQVTHPDKKLIEKPFTDYFQNIGGKINIIEKIQNGENFSFFSKNKNTGDKFYISFAPVHIGNSPTPWSFAMVIPVNKIMQKANYTFRFSVFIGILGLLIITLVILIISRNISRPIFKTAKLIQNLAKGDIDTNKKLKNKSNDEIGEMTDSVNKLIDGLDSTAKFAAEIGKGNLNAEFQLLSDNDVLGNSLLGMRQSLIHAQEEEKKQKIEDDKQNWITQGLAKFGELLRQESKNMKEFTFNIIKSLTEYMDTCQGTFFILNDDDKKEIYFELYAAIAYGKRKLMKKNILFNENLIGRAAEEKATIYLKNTPDNYVFISPGLKTEKKPNNILIIPLNVSDEIYGAIELVSFNKFEKHHIEFAEKVSENIASTISSVKINAKTAELLEQSQKQADELSQQEEEMRQNLEEMLATQEESTKKETEMKGILKTIKSVSLFAEIDMEGKIISINNGFAKIFGIDKSQMTGKYFEIFLPKDIETKNEYENIRLNLRNGEVCTNIQKIIISKKEKWISQTFTPIFDDDIPYKVLNIATDITEEYRLNAEIKIIEKKLEDM is encoded by the coding sequence ATGAAGATAACATTAAATACTAAAATATTATTATTTATTTTAAGCACCTCTATTATTATATTTGCTTCGGCAATTGGCTTTATAAGTATTAGTCTGAAAAATAAAGCTGTGAAAAATGCCACAGACCTTGCTGACATTTATGCCATAGAATATGCAAATCTTGCAAAATCAAATATGGATAAATTTATGATTGCTGCAAGAACTTTAGTGCAAACATTTGACGATTTCGAAACAATCTCACAAGAAGAAAGAAGAACAGTTTTTATGGATATAATGGTACAACTACTTAAATGTAACAAAGATTTTATTTCCGTATGGAGTATCTGGGAACCTAATACTATTGACACACTTGATAATTACTATATAAATAAACCGGGAAGTACTTTTATCGGTAATTTTTCCCCAACATATTACAAAGATAATGGTGAGATAAAGATTGAATTATCTACATCTACAACACTATTTCAGGGCGATTATTATTTAATACCAAAAACATCATTACAGGAAACAATTCTTGAACCTTACTATTATTCCTATACAGGACAAGAAGAAGACGGGGTATTACAAACAAATATGATAGTACCAATAATTGTTAATAATGAATTTATAGGAGTAGTTGGTGTTGATGTGCCATTAGAAATATTTCAAAAATTATCGGACAAAATTAAACCATTTAAAACAGGATATGCGTTATTAATCTCACACAACGGGCTACAAGTTACACATCCTGATAAAAAACTTATAGAAAAACCATTTACTGATTATTTCCAAAATATTGGAGGAAAAATCAATATTATTGAAAAAATTCAAAACGGTGAAAATTTTTCATTTTTCTCAAAAAATAAAAACACAGGTGATAAATTTTACATTTCATTTGCACCTGTGCATATTGGCAACTCTCCCACGCCATGGTCGTTTGCCATGGTAATACCTGTAAACAAAATAATGCAAAAAGCTAACTATACTTTTAGGTTTTCTGTTTTTATCGGAATTCTGGGCTTATTAATAATTACATTAGTAATTTTGATTATATCAAGAAACATTAGCCGCCCAATATTTAAAACCGCCAAATTAATACAAAATTTAGCTAAAGGAGATATTGATACTAATAAAAAGCTCAAAAACAAATCTAATGATGAAATTGGCGAAATGACAGATTCCGTTAATAAACTTATTGATGGACTAGATAGTACTGCAAAATTTGCAGCAGAAATAGGGAAAGGTAATTTGAATGCAGAATTTCAATTACTTAGCGATAATGATGTTCTTGGAAACTCATTATTAGGTATGCGGCAAAGTCTTATACATGCACAAGAAGAAGAAAAAAAGCAAAAAATCGAAGATGATAAACAAAATTGGATAACGCAAGGGCTTGCAAAATTCGGAGAACTATTAAGACAAGAATCTAAAAATATGAAAGAATTTACTTTTAATATTATAAAAAGTCTTACCGAATATATGGACACATGTCAGGGTACTTTCTTTATTTTAAATGATGATGATAAAAAAGAAATTTATTTTGAATTATACGCCGCTATTGCCTACGGAAAAAGAAAGTTAATGAAAAAAAACATATTATTTAATGAAAATTTAATTGGAAGAGCTGCTGAGGAAAAAGCTACAATATATCTTAAAAATACTCCTGATAATTATGTGTTTATTTCACCCGGGCTAAAAACTGAAAAAAAACCCAATAATATTCTTATTATACCTTTAAATGTAAGCGATGAAATTTATGGGGCAATTGAGCTTGTTTCTTTTAATAAATTTGAAAAACATCATATTGAATTTGCTGAAAAAGTAAGCGAAAATATAGCATCTACAATTTCATCTGTCAAAATAAATGCAAAAACAGCAGAATTACTTGAACAATCGCAAAAACAAGCAGATGAATTGTCGCAACAAGAAGAAGAAATGCGACAGAACCTCGAAGAAATGTTAGCAACCCAGGAAGAATCAACAAAAAAAGAAACCGAAATGAAAGGAATACTTAAAACAATAAAATCCGTTTCTTTATTTGCAGAAATCGATATGGAGGGAAAAATAATTTCGATAAATAACGGCTTTGCTAAAATCTTTGGCATTGACAAAAGTCAAATGACAGGAAAATATTTTGAGATATTTCTTCCGAAAGATATAGAAACAAAAAACGAATACGAAAATATAAGACTAAATCTAAGAAATGGTGAAGTTTGTACTAATATTCAAAAAATTATTATCAGTAAAAAAGAAAAATGGATATCACAAACTTTTACTCCAATATTCGATGATGATATTCCTTACAAAGTTTTAAATATAGCAACTGATATTACCGAAGAATATCGCCTTAATGCAGAAATTAAAATAATTGAAAAAAAACTTGAGGATATGTAA
- a CDS encoding GAF domain-containing protein, whose product MIFIILTTSILIYIGTIGYISIKFEENSIIDAKKLADSYVREYAYISKSSLDADIYATRTMSQTMEGYLNINPETRRIVYNNMLRSVLENNPHFVSVWDSWELMFIDSLWNKPHGRLSIAYYRLNDEINIVIDSLDLLSDNITSTYYKIKISGKETITNPYFYSYTNQKIDEILETSLVIPIINNDEFVGLTGIDVSLERFQNIIDTVQPFKNSYAFMVANNGTYVAHPNKKYVGKLITAINPDYLKYTNIIENVQQGKNFSFILNDQNEENETYITFAPIIFGKTQTPWSIGIVVPLKTIMDEAKSHFNISVTVGIIGLLLLTIVIWIISTNIVRPLIKTTNSLKKLSKGHIGESEMIFVKSKDEIGDIAKSVNVLIQGLNKTANFANEIGKGNFNAEFKQLSDKDTLGNSILEMRNSLQTAKDEETKRKTQERNFIWSSEGIGLFGKILRQDNDNIEKLSYNIISNLVSYLKANIGGFYLINEKDETNIFFELIAFVGFNKIKYNKKEIYPGENLVGRCIQEKETIFVNDIPDKYIIISSGLGSSNPSSILIVPLIHNEELIGIVEIESLKNIEKYQITFVEKVSEIIASTILKAKINVRTNQLLEQSQTQADELAQQEEEMRQNMEEMQATQEEASKKEVETRGIIEAINSSLLVTEYDMKGKIILVNDKLLEIYNVKRELVIGKQHSSSLFTDDKNNKKFKAFWEDMKSGKVKSIEESVICDNKTVWLSSKYTPLINKEGEPYKVLKTSIDISNIQLLENKLLKLKELKKEKLTKSRKKKIEPQKAVKEKQIPQIEELFGKDFKFQYINLTYINKVFKGDLKKIQNILTVYIKTIPDHIEEFKDIYKQKKWKLLQSKANSIKSKMGYLGLIKLQKKSKIIYQKSIDKKHLAELPDLIAEIEGIWKKTEEELIKIIKL is encoded by the coding sequence ATGATATTTATTATTTTAACAACTTCAATATTAATTTATATCGGAACAATCGGATATATTAGTATAAAATTTGAAGAAAATTCAATTATTGACGCAAAAAAATTAGCCGATTCTTATGTAAGAGAATATGCATATATTTCCAAATCAAGCCTTGATGCCGATATTTATGCTACAAGAACCATGTCTCAGACAATGGAAGGATATTTAAACATTAATCCCGAAACCAGAAGAATTGTTTATAACAATATGTTAAGAAGCGTATTAGAAAATAATCCTCATTTTGTTTCAGTTTGGGATAGCTGGGAATTAATGTTTATTGACAGTCTGTGGAACAAACCTCACGGAAGATTATCTATTGCATATTACAGGTTAAATGATGAAATAAACATTGTAATTGATTCTCTTGACCTTTTAAGCGACAATATTACGAGCACTTATTATAAAATAAAAATTTCAGGAAAAGAAACCATTACCAATCCATACTTCTATTCATATACTAACCAAAAAATCGATGAAATCCTTGAAACCAGTTTGGTTATTCCAATAATTAATAATGATGAGTTTGTTGGGCTAACCGGTATTGATGTTTCCTTAGAAAGATTCCAGAATATTATCGACACAGTACAGCCGTTCAAAAACAGTTACGCCTTTATGGTGGCAAATAACGGAACTTATGTTGCTCATCCAAATAAAAAATATGTCGGTAAATTAATAACTGCTATTAATCCAGATTATTTGAAATATACTAATATTATCGAAAATGTTCAGCAAGGGAAAAATTTTTCATTTATACTTAACGATCAAAATGAAGAAAATGAAACATATATTACATTTGCTCCAATAATTTTTGGAAAAACACAAACACCATGGTCAATTGGTATAGTTGTTCCTCTTAAAACCATTATGGATGAAGCAAAAAGTCATTTTAACATTTCAGTTACAGTAGGTATTATCGGATTATTACTTTTAACAATTGTTATTTGGATAATTTCTACAAATATTGTCAGACCACTTATTAAAACCACAAATTCATTAAAAAAATTATCAAAAGGACATATAGGTGAATCTGAAATGATATTTGTTAAATCAAAAGACGAAATCGGCGATATAGCCAAATCTGTTAATGTATTAATTCAAGGATTAAATAAAACAGCAAACTTTGCTAACGAAATAGGTAAAGGTAATTTTAATGCTGAATTTAAACAATTAAGCGATAAAGACACACTTGGCAATTCAATATTAGAAATGAGAAATAGTTTGCAAACTGCCAAAGACGAAGAAACAAAAAGAAAAACTCAGGAAAGAAATTTTATCTGGTCATCTGAAGGCATTGGATTGTTCGGTAAAATATTAAGACAAGACAATGATAATATAGAAAAATTATCATATAATATTATAAGTAATCTTGTTTCATATTTAAAAGCAAATATAGGAGGCTTTTATTTAATTAATGAAAAGGATGAAACAAATATCTTTTTTGAACTAATAGCTTTTGTGGGTTTTAATAAAATAAAATATAATAAAAAAGAAATATATCCCGGAGAAAATCTTGTTGGTCGTTGCATACAGGAAAAAGAAACAATATTTGTTAATGACATTCCCGATAAATATATTATCATTTCTTCTGGTCTTGGCAGCTCAAATCCTTCATCAATTTTAATTGTTCCACTAATTCATAATGAAGAATTGATAGGTATTGTTGAAATTGAATCGTTAAAAAACATTGAAAAATACCAGATAACATTTGTCGAAAAAGTCAGTGAAATAATAGCATCAACAATTTTAAAAGCAAAAATTAATGTTAGAACCAACCAACTATTAGAACAATCACAAACCCAGGCAGATGAATTAGCCCAACAAGAAGAAGAAATGAGACAAAACATGGAAGAAATGCAAGCTACACAAGAAGAAGCTTCTAAAAAAGAAGTAGAAACAAGGGGTATTATTGAGGCAATAAATTCTTCGCTTCTTGTTACCGAATATGATATGAAAGGGAAAATAATTTTAGTTAACGACAAACTACTTGAAATATATAATGTAAAAAGAGAATTAGTAATTGGCAAACAGCATTCTTCATCTTTATTTACGGATGATAAAAACAATAAAAAATTCAAAGCCTTTTGGGAAGATATGAAATCAGGCAAAGTTAAGAGCATTGAAGAATCTGTTATTTGTGATAATAAAACAGTTTGGCTATCATCAAAATATACCCCTTTAATTAACAAAGAAGGTGAACCATACAAAGTTCTGAAAACTTCAATTGATATAAGTAATATTCAATTACTTGAAAATAAATTGCTTAAATTAAAAGAACTTAAAAAAGAAAAACTAACAAAAAGCCGTAAAAAGAAAATTGAACCACAAAAAGCCGTAAAAGAAAAACAAATTCCACAAATTGAGGAATTGTTTGGAAAAGATTTTAAATTTCAATATATAAATCTCACATATATAAATAAAGTATTTAAAGGCGATTTAAAGAAAATACAAAACATTCTAACTGTTTATATCAAAACAATCCCTGATCATATTGAAGAATTTAAAGATATATATAAACAAAAAAAGTGGAAATTATTACAATCAAAAGCAAATTCTATAAAATCAAAAATGGGTTACCTTGGTTTAATTAAATTACAAAAAAAATCAAAAATAATTTATCAAAAATCTATTGACAAGAAACACTTGGCTGAATTACCAGACCTTATTGCTGAAATAGAAGGTATCTGGAAAAAAACAGAAGAAGAACTAATAAAAATAATTAAACTTTAA